GAAAATGGATGCGATATGTTAGCAGGATAGGAACACAGATCGGATGTTTGCACAATTCAGAATGGATATCAACACCTTGCCTTCCATTTATAGGGCAAACACTGACATAATAGACCTCGGTCCAAACATATATTTCCCATTTATAAGACAACAAACACATTCTAATACACAGACCAACAACACACATAGGGGCGACTGCAAGTATGGCCATTGCCAGGAGGACCTCCCCATCTATATGAGAATTATTCAGTTATATCCAAATGATGCAGAGAAGACCTTCCTTCAGGCAAGCATCCTGCTCGGACCCAAAGGAAAAACAATAACAGAGGCTAACGTAACAAATCCCAATGCAGCTTCCCTCCATTGTGTACCAACAATACAAAATGGAAGCACATCaggagaaaaaaaaaatcagagcaTGCAACTTTAACATCTCGTGTGAAGATCGAGAAGCAGCAAAAAAGAAGGGATCTCCAAACAAAAGAATTGATTGACATACAGCTCGGGCCCCATGGAGCCCGTATCTAAGGACACAAGATCTACAGACTCCGACGCTGCGGAGGAGAGGAGCATCAACACTGGTGGTAAGTTAAAGAGGTCAACACCACAATTACAAAAAGTAGTCGGGGGTCTTGCGTGTTGTGTCAGGCTCGATTTGCCGAGGCGCTGGATCAAACTGGAGGAAGTTACGATCCATGTTTTCCCCAATCTCGAGAATCGCAGCCATGTTACCACACCGGTAACAGTAGTTTGGCGCACTGAAGACTGTTACAACATTCTGATCCTGCATCAGAAAATCAGAACACAGTAATTATTCAACCTTCCTATGTATGCCACCAGAAGAGTATAAAACCTTGCCTAATGCAGGAAGGCATTAAAAAATGCAGTCACGACTGTTACTTTAATAACCACGAGGCACCTAGGGTCATGCATACAGCAAAGCAAAGCGTTCTTTGAAGGTTTTGTGCTGATGTAAGCGCCAAAGCAAAAGgcttgtgcagaaaggatgatgcagTTTCCAATATTTTAATCAAGTTCCCTAATATCTTTCTGATGATACGTTGAAATGGGATGAATGATACTTTGCTCAATTCCCTTGGAAAATGCAGTCAACAGAGTAATCTGCCTTGTGATTCTGTTTGACGCAGGACTCAGCTTATATGTTCCCCTCTACTGTGCACCTTGTCTGTGTTCCCTTACATACAGGACATTGACCTCAGTAATCTGCACGGGTTGGCTATAATCTGAACCAATTCCACTGGCTCACACACCACACAGAGAATCATAGGCTGTATATGATTAAGCGGCAAGTTGATTTGGTCCTTCCCAAAACTTAGATAAAGTCGTCCCAATTTTTTCTTTTCAGGGAGGCTTTGTGCATACTGAGGAATATGTAAATGCATTAGTTTACAATTTAACACAATTATATGCGCAATGGTATGTAACCTTAATTAAATTTTAACCAAAGAACTGGAAAAAATCCTAGATTCATCCCTCTATTTAAGCAAATAGTTAACAGTTGTACTTTGAATTTGTTCATTAGATATTCAAGCAACTTTGTCAGAACGATTGTGCTCAAACTTTTCAGTAGGTATTTTCCGTAAATGGCTACAATTGGTTAATTAATTGCAAGACGAAACAATTAATCTTTTCTTTTTCAATGCTATGTTTTGAACACCAACCTGGCACCAATTGAATCCTTCCATTACAAGTTGATGGGCCCTTGATATGAGAGAGAGACCATTTGTATGATTGAACTGTTGTGCAATATCTTGCCCAAACGTATAACCTGCTCCTCTTGGTGAAATCCCCCATCCACATCGATCGTCTGGATCAGACCACAAAAGATCGCACATGGGCCCTTCATGAGGAACCTGCCATCATTGTGAGTAATATGTGATTAGACTGAGAATAAACATTGTGCAACAAGTCCAGTTTCTTCCTCACATGTAATAATGGaaacaagtcacaagagataaccGATATCATCGATACCCTTCATAAGAACAACAGATATCTGTTACAAATACAATCATACATAGCTATCCACTTCATGTCAACAACTCAACATTACAAACCATAGAGCTCTAATCCTCAGAAGAGAAGAACTTCAGTTATTCAGTATTCTAACAAAAACAAGACGGTAAAAGACATCATGTAGATCCATTACCACAACTAAGTAATGATTTATTAATAATAAATACTCTCAATCAGAATTCCTAACGTCAACTCATTCCACTAAATCGAGTGTTTTGGACTGATATTTTTTCTGAATTAACATCCACATAATGCCAAAGCACACACTTGTGCGCAATTATGCGCAGATTAAGCGCTAGGCGTTTGCTAACGCCTAGAGCCTAGGCACACTTAAGAGCCTGCCTAGGCGCGCCTTTTTTACTACAGTTTTCAttgcatatatatatacctgCCTAGTGCCTAGGTAATACAAAGAGCAGATTGCCACCCGTGTATGATTCTAAATGGGAAACAAGAAAAGAACACTAGTTCATAAAGAAAGCATCGCTTACCTCTTGTATGCGATCAAGAGCACGAATGTTGTCTAATGTATCCAATGATGGAGAGAGACCACCATGAAGGCAGAACACCTACAGGTAGGTGTTTCCCACATGTCAGGCATATATTGAATAAGCATGCACTAGTCGTACAAAATTACTTGAATAACAAACCTGGTTTTCTATAAGAGCCGTGAGAGGCAAATAATCAAACAAGTCTGTAAAGTACTTCCATACATTTGCATTCCCATATTTTCGCAAGCACTCATCATAGAAGCCATATCTGTAGCAAAATAGTCGATGTCAAGAACTAAGTTTTAGCACAACCGGCGAACATTTTGCTGAATAACATCATTATAGTTTTCATGAATTTCCCCAAAATTTTACTAACACGTCGCGTCTATATGAAAATtaatactcaaaaagcataaatgTGAAAACTATGGTCATTTTAGGATCTAGCTGGAAATTTTGATGTGATCAACCATGTAAATACGTCTAGAAAATACATAGATTATAACTACATCATACCAAGACTATGCTCGTTGTTTTCTACTTGGTTACGCAtagcagaaaaaatcatcaacaatctcATGCCCACGTGAATTCAGCAACACATTTAGGTGGATTCTACTCCTTTTTAATGTTATGCAATAATAACTAGAGTTCCAGTAACGAGACAAGCTGCTTTCTAAATTCTAAAGGTCGATCATTGTCATAGCCATAGTGCACCAGATGATACTTGATGTAACAAAATACATCTCCAAGATTTAGTCAGTTACACACAGTTAAATCAGGATCAAACAGGCTAGAAAAGATCAAAAGATTACATGGTGAATGTCATCACTTGATAGttgttactccctccgtaaagaaatataagagcgtttagatcattgatagttgttactccctccgtaaagaaatataagagcgtttagatcactagtgatctaaacgctcttatatttctttacggagggagtacttcataTGAGGAAGTACTCAATAAAAAGGAACTGAAATCAGCAATCCAAGTCTACAAGGGCATAAACTCACACTTGCGTGATTTGTCTGCTCTCATGATTTCCTCTCAATATCGTAATTCTGTCTCTGTAGCGAACTTTCAAAGCCACTAACAGCGAAACAGTCTCCACCGAATAGTAGCCACGATCTGCATTAAGAGCAATATGATAGATTTATCAATACCGTGAATGGCACGAGATGGAGTGCATCTAAAACTACAGATGGGAAGATGAAGAAAAGGCTCGAATTGGATTTCACTTTTATCATTCCAACAGACAACAAAACATGATGTCGGCTATCAACACATAATTGGCAACaaaattatactccctccatcccaaaattcttgtcttagatttgtgtagatatgaatgtatctagtcacgttctaatattttgatacatccatttctagacaaacctaaggcaagaattttgggacggaggaagtatatattTACGTCTTGAGGAATTTTTTGAGATCGAACAGAGACGGTGTGAACCTTTTTTTGGTCATTTTCAAGCACCTGGTATCATTTAATGAGAATTCTTAACTTGTTCCTACCTACAAGCCTACAGCCTTTATAGTGGTATCTACGAGAACCTAAAGATAGGACTCGCACAAAATCCTTGTAAGCTAGGTCACACAAAACCTAAGACACATAACCAGCACAGGATACCGCCATGGGAGCTAGAGACGTAAAATAGAAGCTACATACTTTGTGCATACTAATAACCAGCACAAACGTCTGGAAACGAATTCTCCCGACAAGAAAGAACCGCCGGCTGGATTCCGTGTAGGATCTATAAAGAAGCCATATTTTGCCGCAACAAACCCTAGAGGTCGACAAAATATCGAGCGTTGAAAGGGCAGCCGCCCGCACGCACGCGAGAGGCAAAAGGAGGCGAGGCGGTGGGCGACGGCAGAGGACGTACCGACGTAGTCGCCCATGAAGAGATAGTTGGTGTCGGGCGACTCGCCGCCGATGCGGAAGAGCTCGATGAGGTCGTAGAACTGGCCGTGGATGTCGCCGCAGACGGTGACGGGGCAGCGGACGGGCTGCACGTTCCACTCCTCCATGAGGATGGCCTTGGCCTGCTCGCAGAGTCCCTTGACCTCCGCCTCCGGGAGGTGCTTGCACTCCCGCAGGTGCGCGATCTGCCGGTCCAGATCCCCGTGCGGCGGCATCTCGGCCGCTGGCACGGAGGCAGGGGCGGGCTCGGGCGCGCAGTCggtcgccggcgaggaggagggagTGGCTAGGCCGGGGCTAGGGTTTGCGGGGGATCAGCGGAGCGGAAGAGGGGGAGGTGTGGAGCAGCTCATGCCTCCATTTTTCGCTTTGTTTTATACGAAGCGAGATTTTCCTTCGCCTCCGACACTCGCAGGTACGCCTGCGATGCCTGCCTGGCTTGCTTTGTGCTGTTCTGCGAATTGGTGGTTTTGGAATGGGCGGAATGTAATTGGGCCAGCAAAAGGAAAGCTGAGCTGGTCAAAATGGCTGGTATGCATTGCCGAGTTGCCCACCACGAGACTTTTAGGGTTTTTATCTCTTCTAGGTGGCCACCCCCGGAATTCGGTATCCGTCCTTCTAACCTCCCGTGTCTATGTCTACTCCCGGACTTGGGCTGGTCAAGGGGATCGTTGTGATCCTTTCCCGGCCTTGGACTCGGGGCAACGTTTTTGATCGAGAGGAGAGGGACGTGTGGTGACAAGATTGGATCGTGTGGAGATGGCTGACCGCTCTCGAACGCAGAACAAATCCAGCAAAGAAACAACGGAGGAACCCGCCTCACCCTGCAGGAGGAGGACGAAGACGACTGTGTGGGAGGAGAAACTTCCAGATCTGATGGAGCGGACGAAGTGGCTTGCGATTGCTGTGTTCATACCCCAAAAACTTTCAGTCCTAACGCTTTGTACGGTGACATGTGGGCGGCCTGGAACACTACAAAACCAGTGTCGCGGCGGAAGATCAAGGAGGAACTCTGCACGACTCAATTTTGGTGTCTGGGGGACTCGAAGAAATACATGTTCGAGGGGCCTTGGCTGTTTAGAGACCACGCATGGTCTTGCAAGAATATGATGGTTTCAAGAACCCTGATACGTTCAAGCTTGACAAGTTATCAGTTTGGGCACAAATCCACCGGCTGCCGGAAAAATTCCTCATAGAGCCGGCAGTAAAAAGGCTTGGCGTCGTGTATCGGTGAGGTGAAAGAGATTCAGTTGAAGTTGTCGGCAGGTTCTTCGGAGAATTTGTTAGAGTCAAGGTTAAAATAGACACCAATGCCAAGATCAACCGATTTGTTACTCGTAAAAAAGGGGATGAAAGGATTAAGTACCAACTAAAATACGAGAAGTTGCCCACCTTTTTGTTACAATTGTGATGAGTTTGGTCATTGGCATGAGGAGTGTAGAGATGGTGAACATGATGAATCCACCTTTGAGTGGGGCCACTTCCTCTTTGCTAAGAACATGCGTCTAAGATCATCCAGGCAAGGAAGCAATACCACTCCACGAGGTAGGGGAGGACCATGGATGGGGGGCGAGGGAGAGGTCGTGAGCCCTATAACCCCAACCAGAGCTGGCATTTTAATGCAAGGTAGCAGCACACATAGGGGACAAGGGGACATTAGTCGAGAACCCAACCATGGCTCAGATGGTAGTGGGGGTGATAGATCCCAACCAGATGTCAAACAAGAGGCTCTCTGTCGAGAATAATGCGGCTTCTTGAGAAACAATCATGGCGGGGGCCGATGTGGCAAAGAAACTAGTTGTTGTTGTAAGGGAGGAGCCTTCCCTGGTTCCCCCACTACCCCTTGTATATGTTTCGCCAAGGAAAGAACATAAAAGGCCAAAAAAGGTCCAAAGGAGGAGCCGGCGGGGTCACTGATAAATTGACATCACTAATGCATCATCGGCGGGCTCCCTCGAGGAGTGTCGCCGCGCACAATGAGTATCCTAAGTTGGAACTGTCGTGGCGCGGGCAACGTCGCGACAGTTCGAGAGCTTCGCGATTTTGCGAAGATGTTTGCCCATAGCCTCTTATGTATTGTTGAAACTCAAATTGAAAGGACAAGGGTGGAAAGTTTAGCACGAGCTATTGGCCATGATAATGGCTACGCTGTAAGTAGCCAAGGTAGAAGTGGAGGTTTAGGTTTGTTTTCGAACAATCCAATAAAAGTTGAAATTTTGGGCTATTCTGTCTATCACATAGATTGTTGTGTTGAGGAACTGGGGGTTGCCCCATGGAGATTGACATTGTTCTACGGAGAGGCACAAACCCATCTCAGATATCAAGCGCAGGACATTTTGAAAGGTATTAGCACTTCCAACAACCTGCCATGGATTTGTGTTGGACATTTCAGTGAGGTTTACGTTCGGATGAACATGAGGGTGTCGGAGAAAGGAGCAATGCCAAAATCCAGGGATTCCGAGACGCCGTGGACGTTTGCATGTTGATGGATATCGGCCATCAAGGCCATTTCTGGACTTTTGAGAAAAGGGTAGCTCGTGGTAGCTTTATCCGGGTCCACCTCGATCGAGCGCTAGCCACATCTTATTGGAGCGAGAGTTACCCGGATGCAAATGTGAAACATCTGACGGCGGGGACTTCAGGCCATAGTCCAATATTGGAGAGCTTACATGATCAAAATCAGCCAAGACACCATAGATTTATGTATGAGGTAATGTGGGAAATCCATGAGACCTCGGGCGAtacacatgttggaaatatgccctagaggcaatgataaagtggttattattatatttcctagttcatgataattgtctattattcatgctataattgtattaaccggaaaccgtaatacatgtgtgaatatatagatcacaatgtgtccctagtgagcctctagttggctagatcgttgatcaatagatggtcatagtttcctggtcatggacattggatgtcattgataacaggatcacatcattggggaatgatgtaattgacaagacccaatcctaagtatagcgctagatcgtgttgttcgtctactaaagcttttctaatgttaagtatcatttccttagaccatgagactatgcaactcccggataccgtaggagtgctttgggtgtatcaaacgtcagaacgtaactgggtgattataaaggtgcactacaggtatcttcgaaagtgtctgttgggttgtacgaatcgagactgggatttgtcactctgtgtga
This genomic stretch from Hordeum vulgare subsp. vulgare chromosome 6H, MorexV3_pseudomolecules_assembly, whole genome shotgun sequence harbors:
- the LOC123401803 gene encoding serine/threonine-protein phosphatase PP2A-3 catalytic subunit, translating into MPPHGDLDRQIAHLRECKHLPEAEVKGLCEQAKAILMEEWNVQPVRCPVTVCGDIHGQFYDLIELFRIGGESPDTNYLFMGDYVDRGYYSVETVSLLVALKVRYRDRITILRGNHESRQITQVYGFYDECLRKYGNANVWKYFTDLFDYLPLTALIENQVFCLHGGLSPSLDTLDNIRALDRIQEVPHEGPMCDLLWSDPDDRCGWGISPRGAGYTFGQDIAQQFNHTNGLSLISRAHQLVMEGFNWCQDQNVVTVFSAPNYCYRCGNMAAILEIGENMDRNFLQFDPAPRQIEPDTTRKTPDYFL